GGTGTGGACTGATACTGTgggcaaattaaacaaaaccttCCAGGTTGATCAAATAAAAAGCCCAGGGTGTTCAAGAAGCTGGAGCAGCTTTTAGCGGAAGAACAGTCTCACACATAATACATTACGTCTGATGACACGTTCAGATCCAGAGGCAGTTTGGGACATGTATCTTAGTGCCAATGGTCCTCATTGTGGACACGTTGAAGGACCACTTATTGACCTAACAGGACTCGAAACAAGCAGCTTAGTTTCCACGCAGATGTTGTCTCGGCCTTCGAGTTTCTGGAATTAATAGAGTCTGTGAAAAATGAACTGTCAAACTCACAGGAAGTATCATTCACAAAAAACTTCCTGCTCATCTTTCATGTTCATTTCTGCagtgatggtaaaaaaaaaagtagctgtGAGTGCAGAACCAAAGCTCTGGATCCATGCTGTTCGTCCCAGGAGTCgtcttttaacaggaaacacCCTGAACACTTGGAGTCAATGGATAGATATTTCTACTTTGCAGTACAGGTGTCTGTAATCAGAATACATGTGCCGATTTTGGCTTTGCAAGATccaaaatattatatattttgctttttactttctgttttgatttttacataCCTGTATCAGATCAATAATTATATCTGTAACAGGTTTACTACTACACTGGCTAACTAAGAATGTCTGACCAGAGTATCACCTTACCTCCAGGTCTGCGTCTTCATCCACACTTTGAATGCTTTGGAAGGCCAAGGTGTAGATCTCCAAAGCCTTGGCATGGAAAGCCATTTCCACTGTCACGAACTCACCAAAGACTTTCTGAATGACGGGAAGtaaaaaagataatttgttAACATACTCAGACAGAATGTGAGTGAACTGCAACTTTCTGATAATGgcaagacatttaaaaaaagacaatttataaaacaagaacTGTTTCAAACAGCTTGAAATAGATTGAAGAGAAAGTGGTGTTAGAGAAGGCCTTCGAAGTTATCTCTGTCAGAGTTCAGTTCACTGTGGACTGAGCGCTCGACACGGCAAACCTTGATATCCTGGATCTTCTGCCTCTCGAACTCGTCTATggtctcctccagctgcttggTGGTCCGTGTGGCGTCCATGGTGGCTCTCTGAAGTTCACTTTCAGCCTGACGGTGTGAACATTTATACAGAGCATACTGTCTTTTTAAAcgattcaaaacattttcttttatgcaCTTTCGGTTGAAACGTGATGAACTTGCAAAGAAGTGGAACAAAACTGACacttttattgaaaacaataCATGAAAAGCTACATTTTCAATGAAGAGGTGCACACCTGAGACTGAAAGTTTTGGTCAAGGAAACACAAAGATATTTACGTTTATTAGGCTTCATTCTACTTCTGCAGGTACTGAACAGAGACTGTGTTTGACAAATCAAATTAATTCTAATTGACATTACATTTAGTATTCATACATATTGCTGCTGTAACATGTAAGTTTCTCTGCCtgtttgatagaaaaaaaaaaataaagaagtaaagAGAAACAATGCAAGGATACAATAATCTGTCTGTCTGAAGGGTTTCTCAGCCTGGTCCTCTCAAGCCGAGCCATCTGTTTGGCTTCTCTGTCTCTGGCACTTTGAGTTGTCTTCAGATCCTCCTGCATGGACACAGATATTATTATGAGAATTAACTGTCGTTATTTTCTGTCATAATAAGGTATAATTGGCTTTATCAGTctattaaacaaacatctgggtcacatttttataaagttaTCCCTCATAGCTTCATTCAGATATAACTTTGAAAGGGACAAAGGAAGCCACGGTGCGTgcaaaatatttgctgtttcCATGAGACTGAAAGGCATTCCTATGATTTTATAATACAGTTTAATGATAACTGTATAAAAAGAGTGCTAACCACCACAATGTCGTGCGGCCCACCATTTGTGACAAGATGaatgagaaaaatgtttgcaggAGAAACCAACCTTTTTTTAGTCTGATTTCATAACATTCAGGTAGCCTTGGTATTTCTGTGCAACAATCATAATGATTTCAAACGCGACACCGTTCTTACTGCGTACAGAAAAACCCCCATAAAGCAGAACATAATAGTTTTCAGCATTCAGGTATTTAATTTAGAAGTGCAACTATCCAAATCAAACAgggcaaacatttattttagatatGCTGGAAATGATGCAGTTCATGAAAAATACTCTAAATCCAACAAAAGAGATGACTGAAAACTAAACATAAGGGTCGGTGCTGGCAATGCTAATGGGAAATTATCACTGGGGTAATCCTGCCCTCTTGTGGTCACACTGTAGCACTGACACAAACCGTTACCAGCTCAACATCCTCTTGATTCTCTATCCTCAttttagtgaaataaataaacagaaatggctttttaaatatattttttggcTGAAGCTGTGCTTGGTTAATTTGTAAATTAGTGTCAAGGTCAACACAGCTGCAGATGATGATAACACTTACCCTTTTACGCTTCACCACCGCTCCATAGCTTTTTAATGGCTCAATGACTTTGGCTTCCAGTCTTTCCACCTGCAAAGCAAATTTACATGATAGGTTCTCAACATATTCAGACGGTGTGATTACGAGCATCATcagtggaaaaaacaacaacaaaacaacgtAAAAACCCACCTCAGCTTGACGGTAGTCTTGAATCTTGGCCAGGTGGTCAGCAAACTGCTTCATCCCCCTCTTGAGATCTGGGGTCTCCGTGTCGGCATAAGTGCCGATTTCTCGGACCAGGAGGTCTGCTTTGTCTCGCAGCCCGGCTGTCTTGCGAGCATAGGCAGCAAACAGTTGGCACATCTCTCCGAAGTGTTTCTCCACATTGGTGATGTTCTCCTGAATCCTCCTTGTCTGGTTATCTCTGGAAAGGATAGATTGTGTCATTCACAACAATAATCAACTGAATAGACGTTCACACGGGTGCATTTGGTATtacctgccaccaaaaggcaaaggtgtttctgcctgtttgggtttgtttgtctgtaccgttaaTATTTTACGAAtcactaaacagatttaaatgaaactttcagaaattaatcattgtaTGAACACTGAGTAGGTtttcgattcaagatggctgccacagtaaagcaatcttagcaaatttaacagatattgacctacagtttggtgtggtggtggcTGAGACTGCTCCCAACTTTATT
The DNA window shown above is from Kryptolebias marmoratus isolate JLee-2015 linkage group LG5, ASM164957v2, whole genome shotgun sequence and carries:
- the cibar1 gene encoding protein FAM92A encodes the protein MSRTPDARARDNQTRRIQENITNVEKHFGEMCQLFAAYARKTAGLRDKADLLVREIGTYADTETPDLKRGMKQFADHLAKIQDYRQAEVERLEAKVIEPLKSYGAVVKRKREDLKTTQSARDREAKQMARLERTRLRNPSDRQIISQAESELQRATMDATRTTKQLEETIDEFERQKIQDIKKVFGEFVTVEMAFHAKALEIYTLAFQSIQSVDEDADLEVFRSSLHPPDYLSRLDIVRANSKTSLDQTGSFMSTSGTFQQQRAFSRQTRREEEEEEEGDDAEDESEEEEGDEDEEEDTDEEH